In Flavobacterium sp. 83, the genomic window TAAAATTGAATTGTCTTCTTCTACTGAAACTGAAATCAACTTACCTTACGTAACTGCTACAGCTTCAGGACCAAAACACTTAGTTAAAAAATTAACTAGAGCACAATTTGAAAAATTAACTGACGCTTTAGTAAAACGTTCTATGGCACCAGTTGCTAAAGCGTTGAAAGATGCAGGATTATCTGTTTCTGATATTGACGAAGTTATTCTTGTAGGAGGTTCTACTCGTATGCCAAGAATTGCTGAAGAAGTTGAAAAATTCTTTGGTAAAAAAGCGTCTAAAGGAGTTAACCCTGATGAGGTTGTTGCTATTGGAGCAGCTATTCAAGGTGGAGTTCTTTCTGGAGATGTAAAAGATGTATTGTTACTTGACGTTACTCCTTTATCTTTAGGTATCGAAACTATGGGTGGTGTTATGACAACTCTTATTGAGTCTAATACAACTATTCCAACTAAAAAATCTCAAGTTTTCTCTACAGCTGCAGATTCTCAACCAACTGTTGAAATCCACGTTTTACAAGGAGCTAGAGCAATGGCTGCTGATAACAAAACTATCGGTCGTTTCCATTTAGATGGTATTCCACCAGCACCAAGAGGTGTTCCACAAATTGAAGTTACTTTTGATATTGATGCTAATGGTATCATCAAAGTTTCTGCAACTGACAAAGGAACTGGTAAATCTCACGATATTCGTATCGAAGCTTCTTCTGGTTTAACTGCTGAAGAAATCGAAAGAATGAAAAAAGATGCAGAAGCTAATGCTGATGCTGACAAAATTGCAAGAGAAAGAGCTGAAAAATTGAACGAAGCTGACGGAATGATCTTCCAAACTGAAACTCAATTGAAAGAATTAGGTTCTAAATTATCTGATGAAAACAAAGTTGCTGTAGAATATGCATTAACTGAATTGAGAATGGCACACCAATCTCAAGACATTCCTGCAATTCAAACTGCTCTTGACAACATCAACGCTGCTTGGAAAAAAGCAACTGAAGCGATGTATGCTCAAGGTGAACAAGGTCAAGGTGAAGCACAACCACAAGGTGAGCCTCAAGGAGACAATGTTGAAGACGTTGAATTCGAAGAAGTAAAATAATAATTCCTGTAGAGACGGACTGCTGTCCGTCTTTATTGTAGATTTACAAAACCGTTCGCCTTTGGTGAACGGTTTTTTTTATGGAATTTTTTAACCCCGACTGTTTTTTTAAATAATTCGGGGTTTGTTTTTATGTAGAGACGTACTGTAGAGACGCACTGCAGTGCGTCTCTACATATTCCAATTTTATATCAAATATTATAATTCAATTAACACCTAAGAATTTAGGTCTCCATAGTAAATGATTATTTTTGTTTAAATAGAAAAATTATAATGTCAAAAAATATTCCAGTCTCCCTATTAGAATTAGCAATAATTACCCAAGATAGCAATGCAAGCGAAACGTTACAAAAAACAGCAGTACTTGCACAAC contains:
- the dnaK gene encoding molecular chaperone DnaK, whose amino-acid sequence is MGKIIGIDLGTTNSCVSVMEGNEAVVIPNAEGKRTTPSIIAFVEGGEIKVGDPAKRQAVTNPTKTIASIKRFMGHSFSEVSAEAKRVSYSVVKGDNNTPRVDIDGRLYSAQELSAMTLQKMKKTAEDYLGQTVTEAVITVPAYFNDAQRQATKEAGEIAGLKVMRIINEPTAAALAYGLDKKGKDQKIAVYDLGGGTFDISVLELGDGVFEVLSTNGDTHLGGDDFDHEIIDWLAAEFLAEEGIDLRLDPMSLQRLKEAAEKAKIELSSSTETEINLPYVTATASGPKHLVKKLTRAQFEKLTDALVKRSMAPVAKALKDAGLSVSDIDEVILVGGSTRMPRIAEEVEKFFGKKASKGVNPDEVVAIGAAIQGGVLSGDVKDVLLLDVTPLSLGIETMGGVMTTLIESNTTIPTKKSQVFSTAADSQPTVEIHVLQGARAMAADNKTIGRFHLDGIPPAPRGVPQIEVTFDIDANGIIKVSATDKGTGKSHDIRIEASSGLTAEEIERMKKDAEANADADKIARERAEKLNEADGMIFQTETQLKELGSKLSDENKVAVEYALTELRMAHQSQDIPAIQTALDNINAAWKKATEAMYAQGEQGQGEAQPQGEPQGDNVEDVEFEEVK